In a single window of the Candidatus Thermoplasmatota archaeon genome:
- a CDS encoding TIM barrel protein, whose amino-acid sequence MIRFGIAGIPLSCKGRTLVEGIKDTANLGKRETGKGLEIMEVEILRPGEWHIDTEEVKKAAKKDKVTLFVHAPYYTSLGLSKREAERGIEVIQSSAVFAKALNAELLIVHLGMYGRDKKECLDRATKSIRTLKNFARSKCKGLRIAIETSGKQALIGSLEEVIEICRKVRGIVPLINFAHIHARGNGCLREKEDFADIFEKLRVLRQRKYFSHFSGVTYEDGEELDLVPLKKSDLKFEPLAELLIEKKYDISIISSSPLLEHDAINMKIILERVKEKLKKKRKPKPRIKVKLKKRLKKKKR is encoded by the coding sequence ATGATACGTTTCGGTATAGCAGGAATACCTCTTTCTTGCAAAGGTCGTACTTTGGTGGAAGGTATAAAAGACACTGCTAATTTGGGTAAGCGCGAGACAGGCAAGGGTTTGGAAATAATGGAAGTTGAGATTTTAAGGCCCGGCGAATGGCACATCGATACTGAAGAAGTAAAGAAAGCTGCTAAAAAGGACAAAGTAACGTTATTTGTTCATGCGCCTTACTATACAAGTTTAGGACTTAGTAAAAGGGAAGCTGAAAGGGGTATTGAAGTTATACAAAGCTCAGCAGTATTTGCAAAAGCTCTAAACGCAGAATTGCTTATAGTCCATCTTGGCATGTATGGCAGGGATAAAAAAGAGTGCTTAGACCGAGCTACAAAAAGCATACGAACATTAAAAAATTTTGCTAGAAGCAAGTGCAAAGGACTTAGAATTGCCATAGAGACTAGTGGCAAGCAAGCGTTGATAGGTAGTTTAGAAGAAGTAATTGAAATTTGCAGAAAGGTCCGTGGTATAGTGCCTTTGATAAATTTCGCACATATTCATGCAAGAGGTAATGGCTGCTTAAGAGAGAAAGAAGATTTTGCAGATATATTTGAAAAGCTAAGGGTGCTTCGTCAGCGCAAATACTTCAGTCATTTTTCAGGAGTGACTTACGAAGACGGCGAGGAATTAGACTTAGTGCCTTTAAAGAAAAGCGATTTGAAATTTGAGCCTTTGGCAGAGTTGCTAATCGAGAAAAAATACGATATCAGTATAATTTCGAGCTCGCCACTTTTAGAGCACGATGCAATCAATATGAAAATAATTTTAGAGCGTGTAAAAGAAAAACTCAAGAAGAAGCGCAAACCAAAGCCCAGAATAAAAGTTAAACTCAAAAAGAGGTTAAAAAAGAAAAAAAGATGA
- a CDS encoding hemolysin family protein — protein MILDFWIVIAIIFLIILLILSALFSAAEMALITVSRVKIRERAKRGEQQALIIENLLKEPHKLVTGILVGNNLVNVCASIVAGAIALKIFGNIGIAVATVIMTFIILLFCEITPKAFAMRNEKLAIRIAKPVACFTKLFSPIAAGFTYLVNSIIKAFGRELPSQKITLTERELRTILEIAEEQGSIKRSEREMIHEVFEFDQIPLISIMVPEDRVVSIEAGKTVDDFLELAGKEAVTKMPVYAVEKENIIGIVNVKDALKKKDQQIKQIMKPAFKLRFSERADEALRKMRRAREHLAIIVDENDKPIGIITLEDLIEEIVGEIEE, from the coding sequence ATGATTCTCGATTTTTGGATTGTTATTGCAATAATATTCCTGATAATCCTTCTTATACTATCAGCACTTTTTTCAGCTGCGGAAATGGCTCTTATAACAGTGAGCAGAGTGAAAATAAGGGAAAGGGCAAAGAGGGGCGAGCAACAAGCTTTAATTATAGAAAATTTACTTAAAGAGCCTCATAAATTAGTTACAGGCATACTTGTAGGTAATAATCTTGTAAACGTATGCGCTTCTATAGTTGCAGGTGCAATCGCACTAAAAATATTCGGTAATATAGGAATCGCTGTAGCTACCGTAATTATGACTTTTATTATCTTATTATTTTGCGAAATTACTCCAAAAGCATTTGCAATGAGAAACGAAAAGTTAGCTATTAGAATTGCTAAGCCTGTTGCATGCTTTACCAAACTTTTCTCACCTATAGCTGCAGGCTTCACATACCTTGTCAACTCTATCATAAAGGCATTTGGTAGAGAGCTGCCGTCACAAAAAATAACTCTTACTGAGCGCGAGTTGAGAACTATTTTAGAAATTGCAGAAGAGCAGGGTAGTATAAAGAGGAGCGAGCGTGAAATGATACATGAAGTTTTTGAGTTTGACCAAATACCCCTCATTAGCATAATGGTGCCTGAAGATAGAGTTGTTAGTATTGAAGCTGGCAAAACAGTTGACGATTTTTTAGAACTTGCAGGTAAAGAAGCGGTAACTAAAATGCCTGTGTATGCAGTTGAAAAAGAAAATATTATCGGGATAGTTAATGTAAAAGACGCGCTAAAAAAGAAAGATCAGCAGATTAAACAAATTATGAAGCCTGCGTTCAAGCTCAGGTTCTCAGAGCGTGCAGATGAAGCACTTAGAAAAATGCGCAGAGCTAGAGAGCATCTTGCAATTATAGTGGATGAAAACGATAAGCCTATAGGCATAATCACTCTTGAAGATTTGATTGAAGAGATTGTTGGTGAGATTGAAGAATAA
- a CDS encoding fumarate hydratase, translating into MVSEELIKTTVIELLKRAVIKLPSDVKEALEKAYKNEISDVAKMQLKAIIENIKLAEELELPMCQDTGIIIFYVTNPTPNTEKYLVAGVREATKLVPLRPNAVDPLTRKNPGDNVGERMPYINYRFSSDDFMEITALPKGAGSENMSSLAMLTPAHGIKGIKEFILNTVIKAGSQPCPPTIVGVGIGGSADIAPKLAKEALLRAITTRHKDKEIAQLETELFEAINLLGIGPMGLGGKTTCLGVNIEYAYCHTASLPVAVNIQCWCARRATARIYGANRVEYV; encoded by the coding sequence ATGGTATCTGAAGAATTGATAAAAACCACAGTTATAGAGCTGCTAAAAAGGGCTGTGATCAAGCTTCCAAGTGATGTAAAAGAAGCGCTTGAAAAAGCTTATAAAAACGAAATCTCAGATGTAGCTAAAATGCAGCTTAAAGCTATTATTGAGAATATAAAGCTAGCTGAAGAACTAGAGCTTCCTATGTGCCAAGATACAGGAATAATAATATTTTATGTTACCAACCCAACTCCTAACACTGAGAAGTATTTAGTAGCTGGCGTTAGAGAGGCAACTAAACTTGTGCCATTGCGTCCTAATGCAGTGGACCCACTTACAAGGAAGAATCCCGGCGATAATGTTGGCGAAAGAATGCCTTACATAAATTATAGATTTTCAAGCGATGATTTTATGGAGATCACAGCTCTCCCTAAAGGGGCAGGCTCTGAAAACATGTCTTCTTTGGCTATGCTCACTCCAGCGCATGGTATCAAGGGGATAAAAGAATTCATACTCAATACTGTCATCAAGGCAGGCTCTCAGCCCTGTCCGCCAACTATCGTTGGTGTCGGTATCGGTGGCAGTGCAGATATTGCTCCAAAGCTAGCGAAAGAAGCTCTTCTTAGAGCTATCACAACAAGGCACAAAGACAAAGAAATAGCGCAATTAGAAACTGAGTTATTTGAAGCTATTAACCTACTTGGCATAGGTCCCATGGGACTTGGCGGTAAAACTACCTGCCTAGGCGTAAACATAGAATATGCATACTGCCATACAGCCTCTCTGCCTGTTGCTGTTAATATTCAGTGCTGGTGTGCTAGGCGTGCTACAGCTAGAATTTATGGAGCTAATAGAGTAGAATATGTTTGA
- a CDS encoding zinc ribbon domain-containing protein produces MFEFVFLTLFVWLLWAVILITPAVLAFVLFWKILDGGWGYGTKLGLWLLFGALFGLGVPRFVPAIEVIFAVVILSFILLLMALLALLVSLRERRSYTIREGFLTTGIGLFLIMFCTLIYVISVYAIPWTLSPLGALEFYSPISYYLSIFFLIGLLGIVSNREELAGRHKTYAGLAGVIFLINYLLNHYGPLFLRLFAVGAVLRGMSVEASGGMLFKYGIILIVSIGILGLVWKALLVMGLQDKKGKIILSAGFGIGLAAVLGVVGIINIALSETASGKDFAKAIYSSSWMPAVGALDIVATLLFCAAYALALLRWTRYGPELKPPKEGPRLVVGLPKPKPEMPKKKIRCKTCGTEFEVILTGKAIKVKCPSCGSRGKIKVS; encoded by the coding sequence ATGTTTGAGTTTGTTTTCCTAACTCTGTTTGTATGGCTTCTCTGGGCTGTGATTTTAATCACTCCTGCGGTTCTCGCATTTGTACTGTTTTGGAAAATTCTAGATGGAGGCTGGGGGTATGGAACAAAACTCGGGCTTTGGCTACTCTTTGGAGCATTATTTGGTCTAGGCGTGCCAAGATTTGTTCCAGCAATAGAAGTAATCTTCGCTGTGGTTATACTCTCGTTTATTTTGCTGCTCATGGCTCTCCTAGCGCTCCTTGTGAGCCTTAGAGAACGCAGATCTTACACTATTCGAGAAGGCTTTCTTACAACAGGCATTGGTCTTTTCCTAATAATGTTCTGCACCCTAATTTATGTGATCTCCGTTTATGCGATTCCTTGGACTTTATCACCTCTCGGAGCATTAGAATTTTACTCACCGATAAGTTATTATCTTTCGATCTTCTTCCTTATAGGTCTTCTAGGAATTGTTTCAAATCGTGAAGAGCTTGCCGGAAGGCATAAAACTTATGCTGGGCTAGCAGGAGTTATTTTTCTTATAAATTATCTTTTAAATCATTACGGGCCTCTTTTTCTAAGGCTGTTTGCGGTAGGAGCTGTTCTTAGGGGCATGTCAGTAGAAGCTTCTGGGGGAATGCTCTTCAAATACGGAATAATACTTATTGTAAGTATAGGAATTTTGGGTTTAGTTTGGAAAGCTCTGCTTGTAATGGGCTTACAAGACAAGAAAGGAAAAATTATTCTTTCTGCCGGCTTCGGTATCGGGCTAGCAGCTGTGCTTGGAGTTGTAGGGATAATAAACATTGCGTTAAGTGAAACAGCGAGTGGAAAGGATTTTGCAAAAGCTATCTACTCAAGCTCATGGATGCCTGCTGTAGGCGCTCTTGATATTGTGGCTACACTACTATTTTGCGCTGCTTATGCTCTAGCTTTACTTAGATGGACGCGCTACGGGCCAGAGCTAAAACCTCCTAAAGAAGGGCCTAGGTTAGTTGTTGGGTTGCCAAAACCAAAACCAGAGATGCCAAAAAAGAAAATTAGATGCAAAACCTGTGGGACAGAGTTTGAGGTCATTCTCACTGGTAAAGCTATTAAAGTCAAATGTCCAAGCTGCGGGAGTAGAGGTAAAATTAAAGTCTCGTAG
- a CDS encoding FumA C-terminus/TtdB family hydratase beta subunit, producing MEIMINLPAQEKTVLQLKLGDTVYLNGIIYTARDEAHLHALELYDKKERLPVDFKGSAIFHCGPIMKKRDEHWELVAAGPTTSTRMNRLEPKFIELFRPSFIIGKGGMSKEVKEAMKKFSCAYLSLTGGVAVLAAKGIAKVLDVHWYELGMPEALWVLEAKNFGPLIVAIDAHGNSMFENVEKEVEKKIVEARKKLEL from the coding sequence ATGGAAATCATGATTAACCTACCTGCACAAGAAAAAACCGTATTACAACTAAAACTTGGTGATACTGTCTATCTAAACGGCATTATTTATACAGCTAGAGATGAGGCTCATTTGCACGCGCTCGAACTCTATGATAAAAAAGAAAGATTGCCTGTAGATTTTAAAGGCTCTGCAATATTCCACTGCGGGCCTATAATGAAAAAGAGAGATGAGCATTGGGAACTTGTAGCTGCAGGACCTACAACAAGCACGAGAATGAACAGACTTGAGCCTAAGTTTATAGAGCTTTTTAGACCTTCTTTTATTATAGGCAAAGGAGGGATGAGTAAAGAGGTAAAGGAAGCAATGAAAAAATTTTCTTGCGCTTATCTTTCTTTAACAGGCGGCGTTGCAGTTTTAGCGGCAAAAGGAATTGCAAAGGTTTTGGACGTGCATTGGTATGAATTGGGAATGCCTGAAGCGCTTTGGGTATTAGAAGCTAAGAACTTTGGACCACTAATTGTAGCAATAGACGCTCATGGAAATTCTATGTTTGAAAATGTAGAAAAAGAAGTTGAAAAGAAAATTGTTGAAGCGAGAAAGAAATTAGAACTCTAG
- a CDS encoding radical SAM protein — MSYNYIRYLTPDTKPYDALELAKETEKIVCRNKARKYTAFYATGVYGGIATGYTVGCCLRCYFCWVDFSRDFPEKYGDFYSPEQAFENLKKAAYKYGVRKLRLSGAEPTLGKEHLLALLELIERSEFPLFILETNGILFGSDRDYVAKIAKFTKPHIRVSLKAGTAKDFERKTGAEQENFELPFQAIKNLLNYNASFHVAAMTDKRIMNKEERDCLIRRLYEIDPRLVRSLEEEVVDPYDATLARLKFANVKLEF, encoded by the coding sequence ATGAGCTATAATTACATTAGATATCTTACTCCTGATACTAAGCCCTACGATGCTTTAGAACTTGCAAAAGAAACTGAAAAAATTGTATGTAGAAATAAAGCTAGAAAATATACTGCTTTTTATGCGACTGGCGTTTATGGTGGAATAGCAACTGGCTATACTGTTGGATGTTGCTTGCGCTGCTACTTCTGCTGGGTAGATTTTAGTAGAGATTTTCCTGAAAAATACGGCGATTTCTATTCACCTGAGCAGGCATTTGAAAATTTAAAAAAAGCAGCTTATAAATATGGCGTACGAAAACTACGCCTATCAGGTGCAGAGCCAACTCTTGGTAAAGAGCATTTGTTAGCTTTACTTGAACTAATAGAGCGCTCTGAATTTCCTCTTTTTATTTTAGAGACTAACGGAATTTTGTTTGGCTCAGACAGAGACTATGTTGCTAAAATTGCTAAATTTACAAAGCCTCATATTAGAGTTTCACTCAAAGCAGGCACTGCAAAAGATTTTGAAAGGAAGACAGGCGCTGAGCAAGAGAATTTTGAACTTCCATTTCAGGCAATTAAAAATTTGCTCAACTACAATGCGAGCTTTCACGTAGCTGCAATGACTGATAAAAGAATAATGAATAAAGAAGAGAGAGATTGCTTGATAAGGAGGTTATACGAGATTGACCCCAGACTTGTGAGAAGTTTAGAGGAAGAGGTTGTGGATCCTTATGATGCCACTCTTGCAAGATTGAAATTTGCAAATGTAAAGCTAGAGTTCTAA